TCCCAACATTTCATTGCAGCAAAGAGAAGTAAAAAAAGGGATTCAGAATAACTTTCCATACATTCCTCAAATAAAATGTGAAGCTTAGAGTACGTACGTAGTGCTACGATTTGCTGTGTGCTTTCGGAAAGGTTGGatcaaaaaactaattcaatgtATGTTCTAAAAGCtaattgtttttacatttaaaactGTGTTCGGTGcgtttgatatgaaaaaaaatattaaatttatatttttttatacttttcaataattttaataattttaacatcctgataaaaaaataaaataaaaattgcttttatatatatatattttaaaatatttttataaaataccaCTATcacacttaaaaaaagaaaagaaaaaagaatgtttcAATTTAAAAGCTGAAATGTGACATCCTTCATTTCTCAGCGGAGCTTGACCTGATGAAAGTTAAATTCtttaaacaatatatttgaGTATAGtaagagttgttttttaaaataattttttatttaaaaatatattaaaataatatatttttttattttttaacaattattttttatattagtatactaagacaatctaaaaatacaaaaaaaattttatttaaataaaaaacttttaaaatacaaaaacctcATATTAATAGATTTGTTGTCACAAAAATCTTCATCGTTGACAACAGGACCACCACATTATCAAAGTGGATGTAACGGTAAGATTTCAGAACAAATGGTCATGTGGGTGACTCTTGACTTGCGGACCTATGTCTTTGCTGCTGTTTTTGTCACTTGCAAGAATGTTTGCTTGGTCCTTGTCAGGCGCAGTGAGTCTGACAGGTAACCAAGTGGTTCGAGGAATTACTATGAAATCAATGCAGAGGTGATGGCACACTAAACCTGAGAAATAAGACAATATCGTGTCTATATATCCTTATGCTTTTCTCGATGCAAGGAAACACAATCAAAACCtatatttttacataatatATCGTCACAACAATTCTTAGACCTTTCGCTCAGCAAAAAAAGCATTTTCAAACTGTTCAAAACTTCATAGAGAATAATCATCTTGCAGACTGTTCAAAACTTCATAGAGAATAATCATCTTGCAGTTCATTTAAATACTGACAGCAATATGTGCTTTCTTGAGAGAAACTACAACGAGGATCATATTCCAATTCCCAAAGGTTTTGTAACCCCAAAATACTGGGAGAGACTTATTGGAGGTAGCTCAGCAATCAATGGAAATGCAGGTCTCCGCAACCAAGGTGTTATCAACTTTGTTAACGAATGGATTAATCTTGACCCAAACAAGAGAGAAGACAGAGGCCAACAGCACTGACCAGAGAACAACAATGGTTGGTGTTCGGTTTTGGCGACCCATTAGACCTTTAAGGAATGGATAGAGATGAAGAATCACCCAGAAAGCAAAGAACACCTTGCCAAAGAGAGGCCCCCATGCTTCATATCCTTTGTTGAGTGCATCAGAGAATCCAGCAACAACACCGACAATATTGATAATGAGAAGTGTTGTTGGTGGAATCAAAAGTGTTGTCCACTTGACCATATATAGCTCCCCAAATTCTGTATCTTCGGCTGCTTTTGCTGTGACAGTGAAGTTCGTATCGATGCCAGCCAACATTTTTAAGAATCCCTGGAAGACCGCAAAGAGATGGGCTGAAACACCTCCGATCACCCAGAATTGTTCATTACGCCATAAATCTTCAATGCTGACACCGCTCCATCTTAGCTCAAGCACCGCAGTTCCAATGATGGAGATAAAGAGGCCAAGAAACAGCATACTTGCCAGGTTTGAAAGCTGGATCAATGACAAGGTACAATACAATGTCAATCCCTTTAGCACATGATTACTAGTGGAACATGAACTGTAGATTGAATTTGGCAAACTGTGATTTTTAATATCACACAGAAAATTGTTGACTCAGAATAGCAATTAACCTAGTAATAGTATTATACTAGGTTCAATGGCTTGAGAAGCACTGTTCCAACTTCTACCtagcaaaacattttaaatttgtcCTAATAATAACTCACAAGTAAAGAGACATGATTTTGCAaccatttttcattttaggatgagaaaaggaagaTCATAAAAATTACCGTTGGTATGATGAATTTTCCGGTGAGCAGACAAACTGCAGGAATTGTGCAGTAGGCAATGAGAGGAAGGGATGTAAATGGGTACACAATGGTGTTTATATACGCAAGCCTTTGGAGCCATTTAAGACGGCCTCCTCCAAACCCGTACCAGAGGGGACAGTGTCTGCTAAAGAAAATTTCCACAGAACCAAGAGCCCATCGGAGGACCTGGTGCAATCTATCAGACAGGTTGATGGGTGCAGATCCTTTGAATGCAGGCCTTACGGGCATGCAGTAAATTGATCTCCATCCTCGGCAGTGCATCTTGAAGCCACTTAAGATATCCTCAGTGACTGAACCATATATCCAACCAATCTGAGAAGACACGTAATAAAAAGGTTTAAAATCGACAATACAACTAAGCCAAATAGGTTCAAACTGAAAACCAACAGCATAATTCGTACTTAAATGTTAATGCAATAGAAGGTCACATCAAGTTTTCAACTAAACAACCAAGAATTCatgattgaaattaaataaaattaatttttttaaaaatacttttgaaatacaaaaacaaatgggtAAAATGGGTAGCCTTGCAAAGCCCTGGCTTGCTAGCAAAGTAACAAAAGATATAATCTAGAACAGATGAGAGTGGAATCTTATTATCCATACTAGGTATTGGGTGCAAGATAACATGAGTTTTGTTCAAAGAAATTGtctttatctttgttaaattaaataaacacgGCACTGAACTATCATTTAGGAGTAAGGGTTGGAAGCTTCACCTCTTTTCCCCATTCAGTCTTCTCTTCATAGCCACAGCCGATGACATGAATTGCTTCCTTGATGAGTGTTGGTGAGTTGGCAGACTCAGGTACTCCTCCATTCTCCATTAGTGTAGACTCAATGAAGACAGAAGATAAGCCAAAAGTTTTCTCAAAGCTCAACTGGGAGATCAGCATTGACCTTTCATGCTCGTCATAATCTGCAGGAGAAAAGGCCCCAGTATAACTTAGTGATTGAAAATTCTGTTAACCTATCATCTAATCCAACTCTCTTCAAAAGTTTAAACTTACTGTCAATCTCTGTAAGATTAAATATGGCAGCATTGAGATCCTCTCTTTTTGCATCTCTGTAAACCTCAGCTGGATCTTGAGCAGGCTTCTTCTTTGAGGGGCAGCAACATGAGAAGCAGGATGAAGAATCCTTTCTCTTGCGTAAGCTGGGCATAGAAGGAGGCCCGTAGCCGTAAAGTGCTTGCCTATTGAAAACACAACCAGTTCCTACATATACTGGTCCTTGAATGCCATCCAACCCTTTCATGTTAACCTGACAATAGAATAGAAAGAATTGTCAGAATTCAAAAGGCTCGTTGTTTATCTATAAACTACAGGAGCCTCGATATTATGGCAATGTTGTATTATTTTCACAATCAGCATATTGTTGCCTAATTTTCCACTTCTTCCACTTTTCTACTCTGCGTAAAACATGTGATGCACATCTGTCTGTTGATAGGAATTGGGAGAGCAAAAAGATTAATGATAAAGAGGATTTGAAGGGCCAATGTATCTATCTGAACTTCATTatagattaaattgaaatgagGTTTGAACATCCTGATTTCTGCCATTTATAAACTAGAAATAATTTCTAAACTTCAATATTCACATGACCTGAAAAACCAACTTCCATACTCATCAATTGACCTAGCTATTTAAAAACTTCCAGGATAAGacaaaatggaagaaaatgttTCTGCTACTCTAGTTTTATCTCCTTTTATAATCTAGATATCTTTACCATTGTATGTTCAAAACTGGTATTGAAAAGATGAGAAGATTAAGCTAGATTTAGTCTTACATCAAAGAAAACTACGTTACGATTGGCGTAGCGATCACTCTTATCTATGCCATCAAACCTCTGAGGGAACTGCACATAGCATACATCTCGACCTACTTGTGGGTCCATCAGGATGCACATTGCCTCTCGAACAGCCTTGCTATTGTTTACATAGTgatcacaatcaagattgaggaTGTAGGGAGCATTTGTGAGAACTGCAGACACTCTCACCTGTATAAAGCCATTCGTGAAAGTGTTAGTCCAACTCCAACATGAGGTTCATATGAAGCCTTACCAATCTTAAATTATTTGTACAAACCAGAGCATTTTCAGCACCAGCCTTTTTGTGGTGCTGGTAGCCAGGTCTCTTCTCCCTGGAGACATATACTAGACGAGGTAGTTCATTTCCTTCTATGTCACGAGCTCCAGTATTTCCAAGGAAGACCTGTCAAGGAAACGGCCATATATGGTTATTGAATCTTCAGACAACATGGAGTCACTTTCATGGAAGAGTTTTATAGATGTGTCAAATAGACTGGAGTCGCAGGATCACATGGACTgctaataaatattgaagtaacACATAAAAGATCAGTATCCTGCTCAGAAAAGAAATGCAAAACTTGGGCCATAGGATTTTATTTCGAAGCCTTGAAGATTCtgaattcaaaaatatgtttcaATTATTTCATAAATACCAAACAAACCACTGTCCTTTAGATTACTAAATGCATCAGGAATCTTTCTATAGTAATTGAAGCTTTAAGCCAGAGAGTTTTCACATCTTAGATGTATCatgaaatgaattttgaaaaatttagatAACAGTAGTGTAGATCCTTTATTTCTCTTGATCTTACTAGAGAAGCAGGGGATATTAAAGATATCCTGTTGATCTCATTATCTTTAAAAGGTTAAACAGCTTTACTGAACCAATGAACAATAGACTTTCTACCTAGTACTAACATGAAAAATCTAGCAAGATTCAAAAACCAATGAAGAGTTCAACCTGAATCATGCCAGGGTGATCGCGTGTGTTATTCCCAGGCCAAGGTGTTCCATCTTGCATAGTCCATCCTTCTTCAGGTGTTTTCTGAGCCTTTGCTACCAGGGCATTAACTCGGACTTTGTACTCTTCATAATCCCTCTGAAACAAAATAGAAGGAAATGACAAATGACTTCTAACCAAAACCAATTACATAATGCCATTCAGAAAGGACGAGTATTTGAGAATTGTGTAATAAGAGCTCAGAACTTACTTTCATTGCTCTACGTTCTTTCACGAAAGAAGGTTGAACCTTGTCTTTCAAGTAATCAATTTTCAGTGAGAAGTAAAACTCTGGTGCTCTTGGTTCAATTGTGTATTTTTTGCAGAACGGAACCCACTTCCTAGCAAACTCAGCTGTTTCTACCAGAGATTCAAATGAAAGCATAGCTGCACCATCATCAGACACGTAGCAGGAAACTTTATCGACGGGATAGTCTACAGCAAGGATGGAAAGAACTGTATTGGCAGTGATCAATGGCGGTTCTTTCAGTGGATCAACAGTACTCACGAAAAAATCCACACCAGCAAGCTGAGAAGGCTCACCCTCTCTTTCATACCTGGTATGGCATTGTGAACATCATATCATTTACACTTCGATCAGCACATTGTACGGGTGTCATTTATGTTTTCTGCAGTGATTTTGTGCTATTCTTACATATACTACCTCTACATTATTTTGTGTATTGATAGGCACAGCAAACTTAGCCCTGCCAACACCTTGACATGAAGAAATGGATAAACAGCTATTGATAAAGGTTGGAAACTAACAGTTGTATGCGTCATATAGCTAATGTTTGTAAGCCACTTTTAGCGATAAATCTTCGAttagacaaaaaagaagaaaagaagatggTAAATTATGCAGATGACAGTGAGTTTGTGTCACATCATAATCTTCAGTTTTTAAAGGCTTTACTAGTAACATGAGATTTTTTGCTTCCTATAGTGTACCTTGCAGATAGCCTTTCGATATACGTTTCTCTATTGACAGGATTCCACTTGGGGAAC
The DNA window shown above is from Populus trichocarpa isolate Nisqually-1 chromosome 4, P.trichocarpa_v4.1, whole genome shotgun sequence and carries:
- the LOC7470198 gene encoding cellulose synthase A catalytic subunit 8 [UDP-forming]; the encoded protein is MMESGAPICHTCGEQVGHDANGELFVACHECNYPMCKSCFEFEIKEGRKVCLRCGSPYDENLLDDVEKKGSGNQSTMASHLNDSQDVGIHARHISSVSTVDSEMNDEYGNPIWKNRVESWKDKKNKKKKSSPKTETEPAQVPPEQQMEDKPSAAASEPLSIVYPIPRNKLTPYRAVIIMRLVILGLFFHYRITNPVDSAFGLWLTSVICEIWFAFSWVLDQFPKWNPVNRETYIERLSARYEREGEPSQLAGVDFFVSTVDPLKEPPLITANTVLSILAVDYPVDKVSCYVSDDGAAMLSFESLVETAEFARKWVPFCKKYTIEPRAPEFYFSLKIDYLKDKVQPSFVKERRAMKRDYEEYKVRVNALVAKAQKTPEEGWTMQDGTPWPGNNTRDHPGMIQVFLGNTGARDIEGNELPRLVYVSREKRPGYQHHKKAGAENALVRVSAVLTNAPYILNLDCDHYVNNSKAVREAMCILMDPQVGRDVCYVQFPQRFDGIDKSDRYANRNVVFFDVNMKGLDGIQGPVYVGTGCVFNRQALYGYGPPSMPSLRKRKDSSSCFSCCCPSKKKPAQDPAEVYRDAKREDLNAAIFNLTEIDNYDEHERSMLISQLSFEKTFGLSSVFIESTLMENGGVPESANSPTLIKEAIHVIGCGYEEKTEWGKEIGWIYGSVTEDILSGFKMHCRGWRSIYCMPVRPAFKGSAPINLSDRLHQVLRWALGSVEIFFSRHCPLWYGFGGGRLKWLQRLAYINTIVYPFTSLPLIAYCTIPAVCLLTGKFIIPTLSNLASMLFLGLFISIIGTAVLELRWSGVSIEDLWRNEQFWVIGGVSAHLFAVFQGFLKMLAGIDTNFTVTAKAAEDTEFGELYMVKWTTLLIPPTTLLIINIVGVVAGFSDALNKGYEAWGPLFGKVFFAFWVILHLYPFLKGLMGRQNRTPTIVVLWSVLLASVFSLVWVKINPFVNKVDNTLVAETCISIDC